The following proteins are encoded in a genomic region of Actinomadura sp. NAK00032:
- the shc gene encoding squalene--hopene cyclase, with the protein MTTLETPQTPAAAATRTAAEALDAARDHLLLLQSPQGWWKGELQTNVTMDAEDLLLREFLGIRTDEDTCEAARWIRSQQAPDGTWANFHDGPPDLSTTVEAYVALRLAGDLPDAGHMVRAAAYIRSGGGVPATRVFTRFWLAMFGRWPWDELPVVPPEMMFLPRWFPLNVYDFACWARQTIVPLTVVGALRPVRPLPFGLDELVPDYDVPRRRRRGLPGWGEAFGALDRALHVYQRHAPRRRPLKGVREAALRRAGEWIIARQERDGSWGGIQPPWVYSLIALHLLGYGLDHPVVQRGLDGLERFTIRDERGRRLEACQSPVWDTVLAMNALADAGLPAGHPALERAAEWVLGEEVRGPGDWSVRRPGLPPGGWAFEFDNDVYPDVDDTAEAVIALDRVRHPRAEPAIERGVRWMAGMVSRDGGFAAFDADNTRALCRRLPFCDFGEVIDPPSADVTAHVVEALAHRGMADSLLAKRAVVWLLKAQEPDGSWFGRWGANHVYGTGAVVPALIAAGVRPQKPAVRDAVGWLERHQRDDGGWGEDLRSYRDRSWAGHGVSTASQTAWALLALLAAGERGPAVERGIRWLAEHQRPDGTWDEDHFTGTGFPGDFYINYHLYRLVFPLSALGRYLGAGAAAPGGPGGGSKEAF; encoded by the coding sequence ATGACAACGCTGGAAACACCGCAGACACCGGCGGCCGCCGCGACCCGGACGGCCGCCGAGGCGCTGGACGCCGCCCGCGACCACCTGCTGCTGCTCCAGTCCCCGCAGGGCTGGTGGAAGGGCGAGCTGCAGACCAACGTCACGATGGACGCCGAGGACCTGCTGCTGCGCGAGTTCCTCGGCATCCGCACCGACGAGGACACCTGCGAGGCGGCCCGCTGGATCCGTTCGCAGCAGGCCCCCGACGGGACGTGGGCGAACTTCCACGACGGCCCGCCGGACCTGTCCACGACCGTCGAGGCGTACGTGGCGCTGCGGCTCGCCGGCGACCTGCCGGACGCGGGCCACATGGTCCGCGCCGCCGCCTACATCCGCAGCGGGGGCGGCGTCCCGGCGACGCGCGTGTTCACCCGGTTCTGGCTGGCGATGTTCGGCCGCTGGCCGTGGGACGAGCTGCCGGTGGTCCCGCCGGAGATGATGTTCCTGCCGCGCTGGTTCCCGCTGAACGTGTACGACTTCGCGTGCTGGGCGCGGCAGACGATCGTCCCGCTGACGGTGGTGGGGGCGCTGCGCCCCGTCCGGCCGCTGCCGTTCGGGCTGGACGAGCTCGTCCCCGACTACGACGTCCCGCGGCGGAGGCGGCGCGGCCTGCCCGGCTGGGGCGAGGCGTTCGGAGCGCTCGACAGGGCCCTGCACGTGTACCAGCGGCACGCCCCCCGGCGGCGCCCGCTGAAGGGCGTGCGGGAGGCGGCGCTGCGGCGCGCCGGTGAGTGGATCATCGCGCGGCAGGAGCGGGACGGGTCGTGGGGCGGCATCCAGCCGCCGTGGGTGTACTCGCTGATCGCGCTGCACCTGCTCGGCTACGGCCTCGACCACCCGGTCGTCCAGCGCGGCCTGGACGGGCTCGAACGGTTCACGATCCGGGACGAGAGGGGGCGCCGCCTTGAGGCGTGCCAGTCCCCCGTCTGGGACACCGTCCTCGCGATGAACGCGCTCGCCGACGCGGGCCTGCCCGCCGGGCACCCGGCGCTGGAGCGGGCCGCCGAGTGGGTGCTCGGCGAGGAGGTGCGAGGACCGGGCGACTGGTCGGTGCGGCGCCCCGGCCTGCCGCCGGGCGGCTGGGCGTTCGAGTTCGACAACGACGTCTACCCCGACGTGGACGACACCGCCGAGGCCGTGATCGCGCTGGACCGCGTCCGGCATCCCCGGGCCGAACCGGCGATCGAGCGGGGCGTCCGCTGGATGGCCGGGATGGTGTCGCGGGACGGCGGGTTCGCCGCGTTCGACGCCGACAACACCCGGGCGCTGTGCCGCAGGCTGCCGTTCTGCGACTTCGGCGAGGTCATCGACCCGCCGTCCGCCGACGTCACCGCGCACGTCGTGGAGGCGCTCGCGCACCGGGGCATGGCCGACTCGCTGCTCGCCAAGCGGGCCGTGGTGTGGCTGCTGAAGGCGCAGGAGCCCGACGGGTCGTGGTTCGGCCGGTGGGGCGCCAACCACGTGTACGGGACGGGCGCCGTCGTCCCGGCGCTGATCGCGGCGGGCGTCCGGCCGCAGAAGCCGGCGGTCCGGGACGCGGTCGGCTGGCTGGAGCGCCACCAGCGCGACGACGGCGGCTGGGGCGAGGACCTGCGCTCCTACCGGGACCGGTCGTGGGCCGGGCACGGGGTCTCGACCGCGTCGCAGACGGCGTGGGCGCTGCTGGCGCTGCTGGCCGCCGGCGAGCGCGGCCCGGCCGTCGAGCGCGGGATCCGCTGGCTCGCCGAGCACCAGCGCCCGGACGGGACGTGGGACGAGGACCACTTCACCGGCACCGGGTTCCCCGGCGACTTCTACATCAACTACCACCTGTACCGGCTGGTGTTCCCGCTGTCCGCGCTCGGCCGGTACCTGGGTGCCGGCGCCGCCGCGCCCGGCGGGCCCGGCGGCGGGTCGAAGGAGGCGTTCTGA
- a CDS encoding polyprenyl synthetase family protein, giving the protein MTAVPVSMTDVRELVDGALRAAVGRLDPRTYRVAAYHLGWTDEEGHPRKAPAGKALRPALALLSARAAVAPPESALPGAVAVELVHAFSLLHDDIMDGDRTRRHRPAAWTVFGEASAILTGDALLALAGEVLLEAPGQGSARAARALSTATRRLIAGQSLDMDFETRRQVGVDECVAMASDKTAALLACSCSIGAVLDDAPEPLAAALEAFGTDLGVAFQLADDLLGIWGDPATTGKPAMSDLRSRKMSLPVVAALNSGTPEGARLAELYVRPEPPEEDLARAAALVEAAGGRAWAEIEAESRVQRAAEHLLSVRMPDSARTEFLRIADFVTRRDH; this is encoded by the coding sequence GTGACCGCAGTTCCGGTCTCGATGACCGATGTCCGCGAGCTGGTCGACGGGGCGCTGCGCGCCGCCGTCGGCCGGCTCGATCCGCGCACCTACCGCGTCGCGGCCTACCACCTGGGCTGGACGGACGAGGAGGGGCATCCGCGCAAGGCGCCCGCGGGCAAGGCGCTGCGCCCCGCGCTCGCGCTGCTGTCGGCCCGCGCCGCGGTGGCGCCGCCGGAGAGCGCCCTGCCGGGCGCAGTCGCGGTGGAGCTGGTCCACGCGTTCTCGCTCCTGCACGACGACATCATGGACGGCGACCGCACGCGCAGGCACCGCCCGGCGGCGTGGACGGTGTTCGGCGAGGCGTCCGCGATCCTCACCGGTGACGCGCTCCTCGCCCTCGCCGGCGAGGTCCTGCTGGAGGCGCCGGGGCAGGGCTCGGCGCGGGCGGCGCGCGCGCTGTCCACCGCCACCCGCCGCCTCATCGCCGGCCAGTCGCTCGACATGGACTTCGAGACCCGCCGCCAGGTCGGCGTGGACGAGTGCGTCGCCATGGCGTCCGACAAGACCGCCGCGCTGCTGGCGTGCTCCTGCTCGATCGGCGCCGTCCTGGACGACGCGCCCGAGCCGCTCGCGGCGGCGCTGGAGGCGTTCGGCACCGACCTCGGCGTCGCGTTCCAGCTCGCCGACGACCTGCTCGGCATCTGGGGCGATCCCGCGACCACCGGGAAGCCGGCCATGTCGGACCTGCGGTCCCGCAAGATGTCGCTGCCGGTGGTGGCGGCGCTGAACTCCGGCACGCCGGAGGGAGCCCGGCTCGCCGAGCTGTACGTGCGGCCCGAGCCGCCGGAGGAGGACCTGGCGCGGGCCGCCGCGCTGGTCGAGGCGGCGGGCGGGCGCGCGTGGGCCGAGATCGAGGCCGAGAGCCGCGTCCAGCGCGCCGCCGAGCACCTGCTGTCGGTCCGGATGCCGGACTCCGCCCGCACCGAGTTCCTCCGCATCGCCGACTTCGTCACCCGCCGGGACCACTGA
- a CDS encoding PadR family transcriptional regulator, whose protein sequence is MHGHGPWGRGDFPNFGALFGGAPWGPGPFGGHGPGPRPPWARGRGGPWGRGGKARKGNVRAAILVLLAEEPRNGYQIIQEINERSGGAWKPSPGAVYPALQQLADEGLIAGDESGGRRTFRLTDEGRAYTEENADRLAEPWAEMTPDFGEGVPELFKQAAQTGAAVMQIVHSGSSAQVAQATDVLAEARRGLYRVLADDLDARDGAADDTDGTPGDDPGPTAAGGE, encoded by the coding sequence ATGCACGGACACGGCCCCTGGGGGCGCGGTGACTTCCCGAACTTCGGCGCGCTGTTCGGCGGCGCCCCGTGGGGGCCCGGCCCGTTCGGCGGCCACGGGCCCGGACCGCGCCCGCCGTGGGCGCGCGGGCGCGGCGGCCCGTGGGGCCGGGGCGGCAAGGCGCGCAAGGGGAACGTCCGCGCGGCGATCCTCGTGCTGCTGGCCGAGGAGCCGCGCAACGGCTACCAGATCATCCAGGAGATCAACGAGCGCAGCGGCGGCGCGTGGAAGCCGAGCCCCGGCGCGGTCTACCCGGCGCTCCAGCAGCTCGCCGACGAGGGCCTGATCGCCGGCGACGAGAGCGGCGGCCGCCGCACCTTCCGCCTGACCGACGAGGGCCGCGCCTACACCGAGGAGAACGCCGACCGGCTCGCCGAGCCGTGGGCGGAGATGACGCCCGACTTCGGCGAGGGCGTCCCCGAGCTGTTCAAGCAGGCCGCGCAGACGGGGGCCGCGGTGATGCAGATCGTCCACTCCGGGTCGTCCGCCCAGGTCGCCCAGGCCACGGACGTGCTCGCGGAGGCCCGCCGCGGCCTGTACCGCGTCCTGGCCGACGACCTCGACGCCCGGGACGGCGCCGCGGACGACACGGACGGCACGCCCGGCGACGACCCGGGGCCGACGGCCGCGGGCGGGGAGTAG
- the hpnE gene encoding hydroxysqualene dehydroxylase HpnE, with product MSVVIVGGGLAGISAAIALQEAGVPVTLVESRPWLGGATHSFARGELSVDNGQHVFLRCCTAYQGLLRRLRADHLVEVQERFDVPVLRPGANAARLRRANLPSPLHLVPALARYSPLAPADRARAVRAALALGRLDPADPALDTMAAGTWLAEHGQRTWARNALWGLFITAALNAEVDEAALGLSAMVCRRALLSRADAADIGVPLVPLEELHGGPALRRIAEMGGTVRLKAKVEAVTTDPKVVVDGVPIAADAVIMAVPHEAAARLLPAQALPDPLRWPELDASPIVNVHVVYDRKVMDAPFAAAVASPVQWVFDRTAVSGLRRGQYLAVSLSAADRWVDLPTAELRARFVPELRRLLPAARGAAVRELFVTRERRATFRQRPGTAAARPGAVTRAPGLFLAGAWTDTGWPDTMEGAVRSGLTAARLVRRHLAGLPDRTGLPDRAARVPADLQPIPIRRHLEEVRGR from the coding sequence GTGAGCGTGGTCATCGTGGGCGGCGGGCTCGCGGGCATCAGCGCCGCCATCGCGCTGCAGGAGGCGGGCGTGCCGGTCACGCTCGTGGAGTCCCGGCCGTGGCTGGGCGGGGCGACGCACTCGTTCGCGCGGGGCGAGCTGAGCGTCGACAACGGGCAGCACGTGTTCCTGCGCTGCTGCACCGCGTACCAGGGGCTGCTGCGCAGGCTGCGCGCCGACCACCTGGTGGAGGTGCAGGAGCGCTTCGACGTCCCCGTCCTGCGGCCGGGCGCGAACGCGGCGCGGCTGCGGCGGGCGAACCTGCCGAGCCCGCTGCACCTGGTGCCCGCGCTGGCCCGGTACTCGCCGCTGGCGCCCGCCGACCGGGCGCGGGCGGTGCGCGCCGCGCTGGCGCTGGGCCGGCTGGACCCCGCCGACCCCGCGCTCGACACGATGGCGGCGGGCACGTGGCTGGCCGAGCACGGGCAGCGGACGTGGGCGCGCAACGCACTGTGGGGGCTGTTCATCACCGCCGCGCTCAACGCCGAGGTGGACGAGGCGGCGCTCGGCCTGTCCGCGATGGTGTGCAGGCGGGCGCTGCTGAGCCGCGCCGACGCCGCCGACATCGGGGTGCCGCTCGTCCCGCTGGAGGAGCTGCACGGCGGCCCGGCACTGCGGCGCATCGCGGAGATGGGCGGCACCGTCCGGCTGAAGGCGAAGGTCGAGGCCGTCACCACCGACCCGAAGGTGGTGGTGGACGGCGTGCCGATCGCCGCCGACGCGGTGATCATGGCGGTGCCGCACGAGGCGGCGGCGCGGCTGCTGCCCGCGCAGGCGCTGCCGGACCCGCTGCGCTGGCCGGAGCTGGACGCCAGCCCGATCGTGAACGTGCACGTCGTCTACGACCGGAAGGTCATGGACGCGCCGTTCGCCGCCGCCGTCGCCTCGCCCGTCCAGTGGGTGTTCGACCGGACGGCGGTCAGCGGGCTGCGCCGCGGCCAGTACCTGGCGGTGTCGCTGTCGGCCGCCGACCGCTGGGTCGACCTGCCGACCGCCGAGCTGCGCGCCCGGTTCGTCCCGGAGCTGCGGCGGCTGCTGCCGGCCGCGCGCGGCGCCGCCGTCCGGGAGCTGTTCGTGACGCGGGAGCGGCGGGCGACGTTCCGGCAGCGGCCCGGCACCGCGGCGGCCCGGCCGGGCGCGGTCACGCGCGCGCCGGGGCTGTTCCTGGCCGGCGCGTGGACCGACACGGGCTGGCCCGACACGATGGAGGGCGCGGTGCGCAGCGGCCTGACCGCCGCGCGGCTGGTCCGCCGCCACCTGGCCGGCCTGCCGGACCGGACCGGCCTGCCGGACCGCGCGGCGCGCGTGCCCGCCGACCTCCAGCCGATCCCGATCCGTCGCCACCTGGAGGAGGTGAGGGGCCGGTGA
- a CDS encoding DUF1707 domain-containing protein: MARHDEIRVGDAERDAVMVALHDHFAAGRLDRGEMDERLDTALTAKTRGDLRTLVKDLPAPTGLPEPEKAPGHGAPLAFPGPFFGGPGTLAGPAVFGGPGHPAWQRHHRHLAARHRHGPHFPAFPLLLAVFLVLAFTAGPGTGILVVLQIALAIWVIRAALLAFGVRRHHHRSPRA, encoded by the coding sequence ATGGCACGCCACGACGAGATCCGCGTCGGCGACGCCGAGCGCGACGCGGTCATGGTCGCCCTGCACGACCACTTCGCCGCCGGCCGGCTGGACCGCGGCGAGATGGACGAGCGGCTGGACACCGCGCTGACCGCCAAGACGCGCGGCGACCTGCGCACCCTGGTCAAGGACCTGCCGGCGCCGACCGGCCTCCCCGAACCCGAGAAGGCCCCGGGCCACGGCGCCCCCTTGGCCTTCCCCGGCCCGTTCTTCGGCGGGCCGGGGACGCTCGCCGGCCCGGCGGTGTTCGGCGGCCCGGGGCACCCGGCATGGCAGCGCCATCACCGGCACCTGGCCGCCCGCCACCGGCACGGGCCGCACTTCCCGGCGTTCCCGCTGCTGCTCGCGGTGTTCCTGGTGCTCGCCTTCACCGCCGGGCCGGGCACGGGGATCCTGGTCGTCCTCCAGATCGCGCTGGCGATCTGGGTGATCCGCGCAGCGCTGCTGGCCTTCGGCGTGCGCCGGCACCACCACCGGTCCCCGCGCGCCTAG
- a CDS encoding phosphatase PAP2 family protein — protein sequence MGTHEAVTAPGAVGTPDAAATRPRARTELLLGLALFLVYSLVTMLPEQARTGPAREHGEMLFRLERALHLDIEPALNGWLADQSVLRLLANYEYAVTYIASALALLVWLFLRHPDRYRTARNAFVMLNLAALACFALYPVMPPRLMPDLGFVDTVTEGGTWGSWGSPMVKHADQLAAVPSLHMGWTLWVGVELARVKAKRWVQWLNLGHILLTLYVILATANHFIVDAVAAVPFVVVSVYIAERIAHPHRSSARIQGPDAFFLSVETPAAPQQAGGVIMLDTSRSEVGRDDLVRVIRERLDGLPRFRQRLVRRGRWRRPVWRDHDPVDWEWHVAEREVDGMAGLRAAVAEVQAERLPLDRPPWRMVVMKGAEPGRTAVVYLMHHVVADGVGIVAQAMYLMEPPPDNLGAEFPRKPLQKAVATAVGLGQLASAVTRPEPLPAAGTSERRFGSMSLRLAQVRDVGRRYDARVTDVVLCAVAGALNRVVSEDDGRPDTCRVAVPLMMRPPGSAMVGNHTTAVMVDLPIGKMAEADRLALIAERSRVLRSGTRAQAAWFVMWQAGRVMPAPLHARFARMSYSGRFLQGTVSSLPGPDKPLRLAGAPLTAVYPIVPLAPGAPLAIAALGVDRELCFGLSVDPGLADDADALMDAVRDVIEELRDGPE from the coding sequence ATGGGCACACACGAGGCGGTGACCGCGCCCGGCGCGGTCGGCACGCCGGACGCCGCGGCCACCCGGCCCCGCGCCAGGACCGAGCTGCTGCTCGGCCTGGCGCTCTTCCTCGTGTACTCGCTGGTCACGATGCTGCCGGAGCAGGCCAGGACGGGTCCCGCCCGCGAGCACGGGGAGATGCTCTTCCGGCTGGAGCGGGCCCTGCACCTCGACATCGAACCCGCCCTCAACGGGTGGCTGGCCGACCAGTCGGTCCTGCGGCTGCTCGCCAACTACGAGTACGCGGTCACCTACATCGCGAGCGCGCTGGCGCTGCTCGTCTGGTTATTCCTGCGCCACCCCGACCGCTACCGGACGGCCCGCAACGCCTTCGTCATGCTCAACCTCGCGGCGCTGGCCTGCTTCGCCCTCTATCCGGTGATGCCGCCGCGGCTGATGCCCGACCTCGGGTTCGTCGACACCGTCACCGAGGGCGGCACCTGGGGGTCGTGGGGCTCCCCGATGGTCAAGCACGCCGACCAGCTCGCGGCCGTCCCGTCCCTGCACATGGGCTGGACGCTGTGGGTCGGCGTCGAGCTCGCCCGCGTGAAGGCGAAGCGGTGGGTGCAGTGGTTGAACCTCGGTCACATCCTCCTTACGCTCTACGTCATCCTGGCGACCGCGAACCACTTCATCGTGGACGCGGTGGCCGCCGTCCCCTTCGTGGTGGTCTCCGTGTACATCGCCGAGCGCATCGCGCACCCGCACCGGTCGTCCGCCCGCATCCAAGGGCCGGACGCCTTCTTCCTGTCCGTGGAGACGCCCGCCGCGCCGCAGCAGGCCGGCGGCGTCATCATGCTCGACACCTCGCGAAGCGAGGTCGGGCGCGACGACCTCGTCCGGGTCATCCGGGAGCGGCTGGACGGGCTGCCCCGCTTCCGGCAGCGGCTCGTCCGGCGCGGCCGGTGGCGCCGCCCCGTCTGGCGCGACCACGACCCGGTCGACTGGGAGTGGCACGTCGCCGAACGGGAGGTCGACGGCATGGCCGGCCTGCGCGCGGCCGTCGCCGAGGTCCAGGCGGAGCGGCTGCCGCTCGACAGGCCGCCCTGGCGGATGGTCGTGATGAAGGGCGCCGAGCCCGGCCGCACCGCCGTCGTGTACCTGATGCACCACGTCGTCGCCGACGGCGTCGGGATCGTCGCGCAGGCGATGTACCTGATGGAGCCGCCGCCCGACAACCTCGGCGCCGAGTTCCCGCGCAAGCCGCTGCAGAAGGCGGTCGCCACCGCGGTCGGGCTCGGGCAGCTCGCCTCCGCCGTGACCAGGCCGGAGCCGCTGCCCGCCGCCGGGACGTCCGAGCGCCGCTTCGGCAGCATGTCGCTCCGGCTCGCGCAGGTGCGGGACGTGGGCCGCCGCTACGACGCCCGCGTGACCGACGTGGTGCTGTGCGCGGTCGCGGGCGCGCTGAACCGGGTCGTCAGCGAGGACGACGGGCGCCCCGACACCTGCCGCGTCGCCGTGCCGCTCATGATGCGGCCGCCCGGCAGCGCGATGGTCGGCAACCACACCACGGCCGTCATGGTCGACCTGCCGATCGGGAAGATGGCCGAGGCCGACCGCCTCGCCCTGATCGCCGAACGCAGCCGGGTGCTGCGGTCCGGCACCCGCGCGCAGGCCGCCTGGTTCGTGATGTGGCAGGCGGGCCGCGTCATGCCGGCGCCGCTGCACGCCCGGTTCGCCCGGATGTCCTACAGCGGGCGCTTCCTCCAGGGCACCGTGTCGAGCCTCCCCGGCCCCGACAAGCCACTGCGGCTGGCGGGCGCGCCGCTCACCGCCGTGTACCCGATCGTCCCGCTGGCTCCGGGCGCGCCGCTCGCGATCGCCGCGCTCGGCGTCGACCGCGAGCTGTGCTTCGGCCTGTCCGTCGACCCCGGCCTGGCGGACGACGCCGACGCGCTGATGGACGCCGTCCGCGACGTCATCGAGGAGCTGCGCGACGGCCCGGAGTGA
- the hpnH gene encoding adenosyl-hopene transferase HpnH yields the protein MAMPLRQSLRVGGYVLRNKLAGRAKYPLIMELEPLYACNLACAGCGKIQHPADVLKQRMPVEQALAAVRECGAPMVSIAGGEPLMHPRIGELVAELVRMRRYVFLCTNAALIPKKIDQFRPSRYFAWAVHIDGLRERHDASVCKEGVFDQAVEAVRMCQERGFRVTTNTTVFNTDTPQTVIDVLDYLNDDLGVDQMMISPAYAYEKAPDQEHFLGVQETRSLFAKAFADGRRRRWRFNHSPLFLDFLEGKADFSCTAWAIPSYSLKGWQRPCYLMDDGYCDTYQELLDTTDWDAYGRGRDDRCANCMAHCGYEPTAVFATMGSLKESLRAVRSV from the coding sequence ATGGCGATGCCACTGCGGCAGAGCCTGCGCGTCGGCGGGTACGTCCTGCGCAACAAGCTGGCCGGGCGCGCGAAGTACCCGCTGATCATGGAGCTGGAGCCGCTGTACGCGTGCAACCTGGCCTGCGCGGGCTGCGGGAAGATCCAGCATCCGGCGGACGTGCTCAAGCAGCGGATGCCGGTCGAGCAGGCGCTCGCGGCGGTCCGCGAGTGCGGGGCGCCGATGGTGTCGATCGCGGGCGGCGAGCCGCTGATGCACCCGAGGATCGGCGAGCTGGTCGCCGAGCTGGTCAGGATGCGGCGGTACGTGTTCCTGTGCACGAACGCGGCGCTGATCCCGAAGAAGATCGACCAGTTCCGCCCGTCGCGGTACTTCGCGTGGGCGGTGCACATCGACGGGCTGCGCGAGCGGCACGACGCGTCCGTCTGCAAGGAGGGCGTGTTCGACCAGGCGGTCGAGGCGGTCCGGATGTGCCAGGAGCGCGGGTTCCGGGTCACGACGAACACGACCGTGTTCAACACCGACACTCCGCAGACGGTCATCGACGTCCTCGACTACCTGAACGACGACCTGGGCGTCGACCAGATGATGATCTCGCCCGCGTACGCCTACGAGAAGGCGCCCGACCAGGAGCACTTCCTCGGCGTCCAGGAGACCCGGAGCCTGTTCGCGAAGGCGTTCGCGGACGGCCGGCGGCGGCGCTGGCGGTTCAACCACTCGCCGCTGTTCCTGGACTTCCTGGAGGGCAAGGCCGACTTCTCCTGCACGGCGTGGGCGATCCCGTCGTACTCGCTGAAGGGCTGGCAGCGGCCCTGCTACCTGATGGACGACGGCTACTGCGACACCTACCAGGAGCTGCTCGACACCACCGACTGGGACGCCTACGGCCGGGGCCGCGACGACCGGTGCGCGAACTGCATGGCGCACTGCGGCTACGAGCCGACGGCGGTGTTCGCGACGATGGGCTCGCTGAAGGAGTCGCTGCGCGCGGTGCGCAGCGTGTGA